One Brassica napus cultivar Da-Ae chromosome C4, Da-Ae, whole genome shotgun sequence genomic region harbors:
- the LOC106396753 gene encoding E3 ubiquitin-protein ligase BIG BROTHER isoform X1, which yields MNGDRPDSHYTETGFPYAASYMDFYGGAAQDDPLNYAHAGTMHPPHQDSLYWTMNTNAYKFGFSGSDNAAFYGSYDLNDHLSRMSIGRTNWEYHLPLVNVDESVPRSGDTDDHSDAEECIAIEHDPESPQVSWQDDIDPDTMTYEELIELGEAVGSESRGLSQELIETLPTRKYKFGSFFSRKRAGDRCVICQLKYKIGEKQMNLPCKHVYHSECISKWLNINKICPVCNSEVFGEPSIH from the exons ATGAATGGAGATAGACCAGATTCTCATTACACGGAGACGGGATTCCCGTATGCCGCTAGTTACATGGACTTTTATGGTGGTGCGGCTCAGGATGATCCCCTAAACTATGCTCATGCCGGAACAATGCATCCTCCTCATCAG GACAGCCTGTACTGGACCATGAACACAAATGCATACAAATTTGGATTTTCAGGATCAGATAATGCTGCTTTCTATGGTTCTTATGACCTGAACGATCATCTATCCAGGATGTCAATTGGGAGAACCAATTGGGAGTACCACCTTCCCTTGGTAAACGTTGATGAGTCAGTTCCACGCTCTGGGGACACCGATGATCACTCAGACGCTGAAGAAT GCATTGCAATTGAACATGATCCCGAGAGTCCTCAG GTATCCTGGCAAGACGACATTGATCCCGATACAATGACCTATGAG GAATTAATAGAGCTCGGGGAAGCGGTAGGATCAGAAAGCCGAGGGCTATCTCAGGAACTCATTGAAACGCTTCCCACTAGAAAATACAAGTTCGGGAGCTTCTTCTCCAGGAAAAGAGCAGGGGATAG GTGTGTGATATGCCAGCTCAAGTACAAGATTGGGGAGAAGCAGATGAATCTTCCGTGCAAGCACGTGTATCATTCTGAATGCATATCTAAGTGGCTAAACATCAACAAG ATTTGCCCGGTCTGTAACAGCGAGGTCTTTGGGGAGCCCAGCATCCATTGA
- the LOC106396753 gene encoding E3 ubiquitin-protein ligase BIG BROTHER isoform X2, translating to MLMPEQCILLISLYWTMNTNAYKFGFSGSDNAAFYGSYDLNDHLSRMSIGRTNWEYHLPLVNVDESVPRSGDTDDHSDAEECIAIEHDPESPQVSWQDDIDPDTMTYEELIELGEAVGSESRGLSQELIETLPTRKYKFGSFFSRKRAGDRCVICQLKYKIGEKQMNLPCKHVYHSECISKWLNINKICPVCNSEVFGEPSIH from the exons ATGCTCATGCCGGAACAATGCATCCTCCTCATCAG CCTGTACTGGACCATGAACACAAATGCATACAAATTTGGATTTTCAGGATCAGATAATGCTGCTTTCTATGGTTCTTATGACCTGAACGATCATCTATCCAGGATGTCAATTGGGAGAACCAATTGGGAGTACCACCTTCCCTTGGTAAACGTTGATGAGTCAGTTCCACGCTCTGGGGACACCGATGATCACTCAGACGCTGAAGAAT GCATTGCAATTGAACATGATCCCGAGAGTCCTCAG GTATCCTGGCAAGACGACATTGATCCCGATACAATGACCTATGAG GAATTAATAGAGCTCGGGGAAGCGGTAGGATCAGAAAGCCGAGGGCTATCTCAGGAACTCATTGAAACGCTTCCCACTAGAAAATACAAGTTCGGGAGCTTCTTCTCCAGGAAAAGAGCAGGGGATAG GTGTGTGATATGCCAGCTCAAGTACAAGATTGGGGAGAAGCAGATGAATCTTCCGTGCAAGCACGTGTATCATTCTGAATGCATATCTAAGTGGCTAAACATCAACAAG ATTTGCCCGGTCTGTAACAGCGAGGTCTTTGGGGAGCCCAGCATCCATTGA
- the LOC106396750 gene encoding carotenoid 9,10(9',10')-cleavage dioxygenase 1 (The RefSeq protein has 3 substitutions compared to this genomic sequence) — MAENCIVSVNPKPSKGLSSKLLDLVERVVVKLMHDASLPLHYLSGNFAPVRDETPPVKDLPVVHGYLPECLNGEFVRVGPNPKFDPVAGYHWFDGDGMIHGVRIKDGKSTYVSRYVKTSRLKQEEFFGAAKFMKIGDLKGFLGLLMVYLQQLRTKLKVLDVSYGHGTANTALVYHHGKLLALSEADKPYVVKVLEDGDLQTLGMMDYDKRLTHSFTAHPKVDPTTGEXFTLGYSHTPPYLTYRVISEDGIMHDPVPITIPEPIMMHDFAITETYAIFMDLPMHFRPKEMVKEKKMVYSFDPTKKARFGVFPRYAKDELMIRWFELPNCFIFHNANAWEEEDEVVLITCRLENPDLDMVSGNVKEKLENFSNELYEMRFNMKTGSASQKKLSASAVDFPRINECYTGKKQRYVYGTILDSIAKVTGIIKFDLHAEAETGKKILEVGGNIKGIYELGQGRYGSEAIYVPREAGEEDDGYLIFFVHDENTGKSCVNVIDAKTMSAEPVAVVELPHRVPYGFHAFFVTEEQLQEQTLT, encoded by the exons ATGGCGGAGAACTGCATAGTTTCCGTCAACCCTAAACCCTCAAAGGGATTATCCTCAAAGCTTCTCGATCTTGTGGAGAGAGTTGTTGTGAAGCTCATGCACGATGCTTCTCTGCCTCTCCACTACCTGTCCGGCAACTTCGCTCCCGTCCGGGATGAAACTCCTCCGGTAAAGGATCTCCCCGTCGTCCATGGATATCTTCCA GAATGCTTGAATGGTGAATTTGTGAGGGTTGGTCCAAATCCCAAGTTTGATCCCGTCGCTGGATATCACTG gtttgaTGGAGATGG GATGATACATGGTGTACGCATCAAAGATGGGAAATCAACTTATGTTTCTCGATATGTTAAGACATCACGCCTCAAGCAGGAAGAGTTTTTCGGAGCTGCCAAATTCATGAAG ATTGGGGACCTTAAGGGGTTTTTGGGATTGCTTATGGTCTATCTCCAACAGCTTAGAACCAAACTGAAAGTATTGGACGTCTCTTATGGACATGGAACCG CTAATACAGCGCTCGTCTATCACCATGGAAAACTTCTAGCTCTATCGGAGGCAGATAAGCCAT ATGTCGTCAAAGTCTTGGAAGATGGGGACCTGCAAACTCTTGGCATGATGGATTATGACAAGAGATTGACCCACTCCTTCACTGCACACCCAAAAGTTGACCCAACTACGG GTGAAATGTTTACATTTGGCTATTCGCATACGCCTCCTTATCTCACATACAGAGTGATCTCCGAAGATGGCATTATGCATGACCCTGTCCCAATTACTATACCAGAGCCAATCATGATGCACGATTTTGCTATTACTGAGACTTACGCAATCTTCATGGATCTTCCTATGCACTTCAGGCCAaag GAAATggtgaaagagaagaaaatggTATACTCATTTGATCCAACAAAAAAGGCTCGTTTTGGTGTTCTTCCACGCTATGCCAAGGATGAACTCATGATTAGATGGTTTGAGCTTCCCAACTGCTTTATATTCCATAACG CCAATGCTTGGGAAGAAGAGGATGAAGTCGTCCTCATCACTTGTCGCCTTGAGAATCCAGATCTTGACATGGTCAGCGGGAATGTGAAAGAAAAACTTGAGAATTTTAGCAACGAACT GTACGAAATGAGATTTAACATGAAAACGGGCTCAGCTTCTCAGAAAAAACTATCGGCATCTGCAGTTGATTTCCCCAGAATCAACGAGTGCTACACTGGAAA GAAACAGCGATATGTATATGGAACAATCCTGGACAGTATCGCCAAGGTTACAGGAATTATCAAGTTTGATCTGCATGCGGAAGCTGAGACAGGGAAAAAAATACTGGAAGTAGGAGGCAATATCAAAGGAATCTATGAGCTGGGTCAAGGCAGATACGGTTCAGAGGCTATATATGTCCCTCGTGAGGCaggggaagaagatgatggttACTTGATATTCTTTGTTCATGATGAAAACACAGG GAAATCATGTGTGAATGTGATTGACGCAAAAACAATGTCGGCTGAGCCAGTGGCAGTGGTGGAGCTGCCGCATAGGGTTCCATATGGCTTCCATGCCTTCTTTGTTACAGAG GAACAACTCCAGGAACAAACTCTTACATAA